In Choloepus didactylus isolate mChoDid1 chromosome 18, mChoDid1.pri, whole genome shotgun sequence, the genomic stretch tctgaggaagcacaatgtctttaaatctccactgcttcCCCCCTGTCCAGTGAtcgttgaaacaatagctgccctcggagctgggacccagccatccaaattcactaatcaaaagccttgaTCACTGATTGGCCATGCACACCCATGTtttgggggaagaggatttttatgtccctttctgtcaccaaccACTAACCATGGACTGGACCCCATGGTGGCCTGCTGTGACAGTGGGGTATGGGTTCTGGTAGCTGTCATGTGGAAAGAGCAGTTTACAGTTCTTAACCATAAATTTACCACCCTCTTCCTTCCACTTTTCCCGGGATGCTGTACAgagttcttctggcctctgaagtttcaaaatagttgtttcagatggtTCCCACCTGattaatagctgttttggtgggaggactgagtcctggagctccctacttcaCCATCTTCCCCGAAGCTGGTAGTACTCACTGTACAACCTTTAAGATTGTCCTTTTATGTGCAGATGTTTCATCTCCAGGAAAAAGCTTtcttcttctgttctttctctgggaatCCTAATCCAttctgtttttgtgcagaatcttctccccagctcctcagattTGCTTCACTTCTTTCCCTTAATCAGTGCCCCTTTTCATTACACTTCTAGGTTCTGGGATCCATCCTCTCTTATAGCAGTccacttttcctcttttttgtccCCCATGAGGCTTTTCTGTCTCCAGTTACTTCCTTCTTAGGGTATTCTGATGTTcaaaaaagtctgtttttttcatttaggtgGTTCAGCAATCAGAGACTGGATAgagtgtgtgcacctcttgctAACAGTTCTGCCACAGTCACTTTTACTTCCCTCTAAGTGAGATTTCTGCTATGGCACCCATATACCCTGGTTTGTCCATCATGGTCCCAATTTCATGTAATGTGTTATATGGTCCCCAGGGCATGGCTTGCAAATTTCaacatttcaaatttcaaatttcaggTTTCAGCAACCAAATGACATCTGCCAGGAAGGCAACAGAAAGGctaattatttttgaattttgaaagtatattcaaaatatttattgaacataacTGGACTATGTGACTATTTGCATAATTCTGgggtaaaataaaaagaaaagaaaactaaatgaatcaaattatttttaaattaatcttttttGCCTTAGGATATTAGCTGCAGGCTTTGACTGTGATATTCACTGTGATATTTTATACAACTTTTAATTCAGATTATTTCTATATATAATGATTAAATATGAACTGTATGCCAGGCCCATTGTTAGCTGACTGTGCTCAAGTGTTGAGTTGTTTAATCTCATTTCTCCTTCCTTGAAGACAGTTGTTTAATCTCATTTCTCCTTCCATGCTAAACATTTCAAACATTTCCTCACAACTCAATACCTTGAGAGAAACACATTTAATGAAGTCTGACTTACTCTTCATTTGCATACTTGcttatttgtatgtttgttttcagtACAATGGATTGAGCATGCacttcagagtcagagagagcTGGGTGAGGAACAACTTGTACTCTGCTCCAAGATGCACTCAATTCACCATATCAAAGCATTATTCTCTTTGGAAAGATGAAATATGAACAATCACTTAtatgttattaatattttgtgacacatttataattttttcatgaATAGAATCCGATCATTTGTTGTGGAGTTCCTTTAAGGGGTGTTTAATGACCTGCTGCACATACTGTGGGTATTTTCTGGATCATTATATATGTAACCTGGGATGGTCATCAAGAATCAAAGCCTTATATCCCATGGCTGTACTGGAGAAATATGGTaacattattttcaataaaactCTTTTTCTTTAGTTATTATTTGGTACTCAAATTTTCTATAAACTGTTTTATTTCATGTTATAATTAAGGCAGAACATGGCACATATTTATTACCTTAAAATGCAATAAATCTATTAATGAATATCTTCCTAGTAAGATTAAAGTGAGTCATGTGATCTTTAGAGATCATCTAGGTTAAACAGCTATtcagtaggaaaaaatatatctcccAAGGCCAGTTCCTTTAAAGATTTTCAATGGATGGGTAATAACATAAATTGTAGCTATGTCTGATCACTATCAGTTTACATTTCAGGgtctgattatttttttattcatcccACTTTCCACTGGTAATTATTGGTTGCACTTTATGTGACCAGCATAACAAAAGGTACAGAGATGCTTTAAAAATGCTCCCACCCTCAAAGTCTCCCAAGCATGGAAGGGTGAGTAAATGTTACAGTCCAGTACAATAGATACTTGATGTGTGATTTATATCCTTCAAAGCACAACTGATATGATCATCTTAACCCTCTGACAAAGGGAGGCTGATATTTTTATTCCTAATATGCAGATGTGGAAGATGAGGCTGAGACTTTCCAAACTCTACTTTGCTAGTCAGTAGCACAGCCGGGACATGAACATAACATTCTTGACCTGCCACTATGCCAACGGAGCAATAATGCATACAAAGTCATCATTTAAGTAAGTCTCCAGCCCCCTCAAACTGCTTCAGGATTTCTGAGAAGTAGGATTTTCCAGCAGGAAAGATCAAAGCTGGCTTCTTGAAGTAGATGACATTAGGGCTGGACTCTGAGTGTATTGGGGACTGTGGTGTCTAATGCATGCGTGACCTCACATTACTTATGAGGACCTTCTCTGGCTGAAGAGCTTCCCCAAGGCAGCCTTCATGTCCCGGTTTCTCGGACAATACATGAAAGGATTTAACATAGGGGTCACTGCCACATACATCATAGTTATTGCTGCATCCTTCAGGCTGTGACTGGTCAGAGGGCAGAAATACATGCCCATCACTGTCCCATAATACAAATAAACAACTGTGAGGTGGGagccacaggtggagaaggctttgagCACACCCTTGGTGGATGGAACCCATAAGACAGTGGCAAAGACCCAAACATAGATGATGAAGCACATTAATGGCACAGAGAAAACCCCAACCCCTAGGTACATCATATTCAGATTAAAGTGGATGTCAGAACAGGACACCTTGAGCAAAGTGCTAATGTCACAGTAGAAGTTGGCCACTTCCTGGCTGCCACAGAAGGACAGCCAAGCTGTGAGCAAAATGTGGGGAAGGGAATTGGTGATTCCAATAATCGAAGACCGAACAACAAGCAGGAAACAAGACCTTGGGTTCATAATTGTTGTGTAATGAAGAGGGCAGCTGATGGCCACAGCCTGATCATATGCCATCACAGCTAAGATGTAGCTATCAGTGTTACCCAAAGAAATCATGAAATACATTTGTGTTATGCATCCCCCAAAGGAAATGTCTCTGCTGCCCAAGAGATGGTTTGTGAGCATCTTAGGGAtggttacagatgagaaaaagatGTCAACAAGGGAGAGGTTGgcaaggaaaaagtacatggggttATGGAGGCGACTATCAGTACGAATGGCCAAGATGATAAGCAGGTTTCCCATCAGTGTGATGGGGtagatgaagaggaagaggatgaaGAAGAAATCTTCCTGTGCCTGCTGGCCACTAACTCCCAGAAGTATGAAATACAGGGTAGAGGACTCGTTTTCCTTCTTCATGGTTCCTTCAGCATAAAAGGGGTGGGAAATCCAAAATTATTAAGTTACTATGTGTCATAACTTCCTTACTCACCACTTTTGACTGCAGCGATCAGTCTTCTCTCTTCCCAGGTTTATTAAATCCAGACAGAGAGAATGTATGGGGGAAAAATCCCTGTTCATCAGTGGGATTAACTGTCAGACACCCCTGGACATTCATGTGGAGAAAATGAGCAATCTGTACATAAGAGGTGCCCATTATCTGCTGCCCTAGGACCACCACTCAAAACACCTAGGTTTTAatcatttatgaaataatttaatgTTCATATTCCAAGTGCTAGACACTTTGTTAGGCTTcatggaaaaatcacaaatatgtgaatTTATTCATCAATTTATTCAACCAAAAAGACACACTTCAACTGTCAAGTACCTTCAACTTAATGCAGAAGCCATAATCACACAAGAATCTTATTATACATGATGGGGGAAGTACAGCATTGGGATTCTTTGACCACACATTTCTGTGTAAAGGATGTGTCAGTGGAGGGATCAGCCCAGACAATTAGGAATTGGTCCACTAACCAAACTCAGATTGAACCAGAGCCCAGGAAGAAACACGTAACACTTGTCTACATTGACATTGGGAGATTGTAAATTACAAAAACCATTGGGTATATTTAAGTCCCAGTGAAACCATCCCAGTGAGTGTGTTCCCCATGTGTCCCATTTTCAAAGCAGACTTTCACTGTCTCATTTGGAACACTTTATCTCTTTTCCAAACTCTTAATTACGATGCTTTTCTATTTGGTCTGCTTTTTTCCTCTTTGGTTAATTCTTTTGTGGCTCATCTAATTCCATGGTGGCTTCAACTTTGTCAGTGCCTCTCAGATATATGTCTTTAGGCTTGGTCTGTCTTCCCCACATCCATATTCAGTTATTCTGCCAACATGTCTCATGAAGCCCCTTACTTTACATAGTCAACCCAGCCtgctttttctgaaaaggaaaactatagttTTTATCACCTCCAGAAGAATTACTGTGGAATGTTGTTCATTGTACACATCAAggagttttcaaaattaataaatttattagaAAAGTGATAGATTTACCAAAAACtcttgcagaaaatacagagtgcACCAAGAGGTTAGTATTCAATATTTCTTGAGTTGAATTCACATATATTTCATGGTTTCCCCACATGTGGAATGCTCACAGTCCCTCACCCAGTTTATCCCTCACCTCAACATCTGATCTTATTGattcttcatttaaaagaaatctaATATAACCCAACACTACTATTTCTCTCTCAGTGACTTTAATCATTTTCTACCTGAAATACTGTAATACTCCCTTAACTTCTTGACTATAGGTTTCCTCTCTTTTGATACATCTTGTAAATTAGTCCATACTAATTGTGGCAGAGACTAGTAGCTGCTCACCCACATGCAGGttgttctcttcttctgggacactcagcTACACTGCATTTCCCAGGCACCCTTGCAGTGAGGTGTGGTCATGTGACTGAGCTCTAATCAATTCATTGATGTGATCCAGTTCTGGGCTTTCTCCATACTCTTTTTCTCCTCTGCAAGCTGGATGAAAATGTCAAGGAATCGCATGGTGGAAGGAGCCTGTGTCCTTGGTTCTCTGTATCTTGGTGCACCACCTACCACTAAGAATACCCAAACTTGGGGCTGTCACATAGGAGAGAAGTAagtctttttaaagttttcatttttatttattttataaatattaatgaacACTCCCCCTTCAATATTTTTCCcacataataatttaaaatgaaaccaCAGAATGGATGAAATTCACAGAAAATATAGTCATCTGCAAAGAAAATTCAATGGAATCTGTAGATAAACTAACAGAGTTCAAGAAGATTTTGATATGAATCAACATTATAAAATCAATACTTTTTATAGTAAGagcaattagaaaatataattttaagaaagaTCACTATTGACAATAACAGTGGAAATTTCAAGGCAGctaaaaataattctaataaaaGAGATCCAAAACtggtataaaaaaattaaaactttcctgaaagaaaaagaaaagaattcctaaataaatgggagataTGTAACATTGATGGATAGAAAGTGtggttaaaatgtcaattttccTATAATTGTTCTATGAATTTGATGCACTCCCAATCAAAATACCACAGGTGTCTCTTAGACATGAAACTTAAaaaactgatcctaaaattcatgtaGGAGAATAGATAGCCCAGAATAGCTAAGACAATTTGacataaagaagaaagaggaaataaatgctCTATCAAGTATTGAACTGTTTTGCTAGTGCTTTAGCTGTTATACCTCAGATAGTGGTGGAGGACAAGTGTGTAGGGACTGACAGTTCAACCCATGTAGCAGACTACAGAGTCTAGTAACAAACCAAGCATATATTAGAAGTTACTGCAGGACATGGGTTGGTTTTATGAAAGCTAGGATAGGATGAATGACTATTTAGTAAATTGTGCTGGGACTATTGGGTACCTATGTATACACAAATACAGAGAACAATTCTTAAAGGATTAACTGTGAAAAGCAGAACTTCAaaaattttagaggaaaaaatgTTTACGTTATCAAGATAGGAATTTATTGCTTAAGCCCTATATAAATGCACAAAACATAAGagaaatttttgtaaaatttgattaccttaaaattaaaaacatttatatgaaaaagacacctccccccccaaaaaagagaggaaacacaAGGTATGGACTGTAAGACGTATTTGCTATACATACAACCAATAAAGGATTTATATTCAGAACACATAAGATTCTTACACAATAATAAGAAAGAGACCATAAGACCAAATAGGAACTaatgagcaaagacttgaagaggcaagtgacagaagaaaaaaactggTG encodes the following:
- the LOC119514317 gene encoding olfactory receptor 1A1-like — encoded protein: MKKENESSTLYFILLGVSGQQAQEDFFFILFLFIYPITLMGNLLIILAIRTDSRLHNPMYFFLANLSLVDIFFSSVTIPKMLTNHLLGSRDISFGGCITQMYFMISLGNTDSYILAVMAYDQAVAISCPLHYTTIMNPRSCFLLVVRSSIIGITNSLPHILLTAWLSFCGSQEVANFYCDISTLLKVSCSDIHFNLNMMYLGVGVFSVPLMCFIIYVWVFATVLWVPSTKGVLKAFSTCGSHLTVVYLYYGTVMGMYFCPLTSHSLKDAAITMMYVAVTPMLNPFMYCPRNRDMKAALGKLFSQRRSS